The Rhipicephalus sanguineus isolate Rsan-2018 chromosome 4, BIME_Rsan_1.4, whole genome shotgun sequence DNA window aaattattgcttgttttaaacaaatgcttgtggcgatcgagccaccacgcgaacgagcgtcacgccgaagctggccaccctacttggagcacatcatgtgtgtactaggaggcgcagcgatgcagattgctttagagttactgtatatgctacctagcTGTAGCATATAGTAACTCTAGattgcttatttcctcatgatcAGTGTAGTTCCCgttctaggccatcctcaaccggtatatgtcgcatatgcatacatatggctcccatcgcatgcatgcggtatcaagcagatatatgaaacacaGTTGTGAATAAATTTTTCTGTTGTATctttatgcaatatgtttttttcattgctgtgcttttgacATATCCTATCaccagtgaaaaggagtagccggtgctatacagaagcaccaacatctcctaaatatcaaaTAATAAagaagtatttgtttacgcccggaaaatcaatgcgctgaaccgaccaatatgttacgaatgcacactgtcggccaagtgtatatacagtaaaactcgcatacatcggaatcaaaagcatcgctaaatagttcgatatacccgtaattaaaaacgCATAAAATGCtggtctgaagcttaaatattcattctagaattaaggatccgttgatgggcgtctcggactgtccctcgagacaattgttcgttctaaagctgctgtgaagccgttaaagttttcctgttacttatttttcatcaacctggtcgtgtgaaacgtgtacgtatatcGGACCAGAGAACACTTAGCGCCACTGAAACAACCTGgtgatactctttccggcaactaattgcagccacaggtagcaagcttcacagcgtggcacttagttttcgtcgcattacacccctgcgtagcggtaaaacttacaaagcaattccttcattgcatgtggagcgcaaagaaatctgtgctgcgcacgccgcccatattttgactcgtaccctgcttgttacTCCATGCTTGttctgccccttggattcaatgcaatATATATTTACGTTATATATAAacgctacaagatgacagattcactatagtcagctttatggcattgcaggtgtgttatgccacaaagcatgtactgtgcattacggtatcgacgattcgctgtgcagcgaagcccaccagcaggggaaatcgtaactgtcacatacgttacctgatgctttgtcttctttaattacaaaatagCGCCCACGCcctctccagtcaccgtacgagcacccaaacgtctaataaacgcGTAAGTGcacagcaaaggtttcttcaattcttctgcctgtacgcaaacgaattagctgacaccctcttcattagagaacggaccaagccacttcttggaatagtgtcacggagaaacttaattatgccaacacagattattacaagataccaatgaatcaggtggcctgaagcatgATCGCATacatagtgaacttgctgcacaattgcgacgagccactacggatgtctacttcaaacgccagctgctacatttcaggtcaaataataaatgcgcagatgatggatttcttagtgctgctgatagtcttaacaatctgtatcaattcaagcgaacacttgCGATGTAACATAAAGGACATACACAGAAATTctaacgcaacgcacgctctcgagtgcctcaagtttcacctcacttggcgacttccctagggaatttctgggtacacgaagacgctagttttgctcggtggcacagggtagccaccatgaaatgtgcttacaccgctaacattgggcgatgttttggtggctttttagtctcgtgcgtcgagcaccaggggcgcagccagaaatttttttcgggggggggggggggggggttcaaccatactttatgtatgttcgtgcgtgcgtttgtatgtgtgtgtatatatatacgcaaggaaaattgaaaaatttcgggggaggggggggttgaaacccccccccaacccctcccttggctacgcccctgtcgaacaccataaccactagactagcgtGACGGGTAGGTCGCATATAACCGAACGCGGGTGATCTACTGTAACACAATTTTTCTTAACCCGTTTGCGAAGGAACGGTCGCTATCGCACCATTTTTGGTACTCTATTATTTCATTAtgagtggaggaggaggaataaactttactgATACGAAATTACGAATGAACAGCTCCATCCTTACTCCATCCGCACAGCGAGCGCCACCTGTACAAGAAAGGCCAAGTTTCTCGAACACCGCTCTGCGATGAGCTGAGTAGATGGCGGCACTTATCTAGAGTTGCCGCGGATAGCGGTGCACTTTGCCCGATCTACGAGAAACAACCGCTGACACGTGTTGCGTGCCTATCCCTCGTATAAAAATCGCTTTGGGGTttcgagatgatgatgatgatgtcctcgtttTGATGGCGCTCATCCAGAAAGGgtgatgggccaagaaccgggcggcaggatgcttaaggtgAATACCTGTGAAACTAGACAAATCTAGAAATTTagattaaaaatgaaacatcCAATAAATGAAATTGTTTAAAAAGCAGTTTACGATAGGCGATTTGTGGCACTTTCTTTTTCATGAAGAAAGCTATGTAAGGGGGCCCCAACGCTCGATTTTCGGCCTTTATGCTTTTCATGTTGCATTTTACAGATGTTCATCAGGCAGCTCTTGAAACTTTAGTGGATTTGTAGCGGTAGAAAACTTTTCATCCTTCTTTTTTCTGTTCTTACGTATTCTTAAGAGAAAAGTACCAGCGCAAAAAGGCgcttgtctttttgcgctggtaattctatcttaatcatgaaccaattCGTCCAAGCAGCACTATTAGTACGTATTCTGTATCGACATCTGGGAACACTACGATTGGTGACGAAACGAAATCCCATCCACCGCAACTTCTCCATCACAGCAGGTACCAGACGACTAACTTGAAAATCCTTCATTGGTGAACTGCAAGCACAGGAAAGGTGTTGCGCGGGACGCAACATTTCGTGGTCGCCACGTGTCTCTTTATTTCCGCTTAAGGGGCAGCGCAACGATTTGAAGCGAAacttttataactcacagattttgGTGGCGGCGCCGTAcacaaaaatttgcagtggcttagctcggctatgccaggatatacgcaaCGTTACCAAAGGTACAGCTGatcattctgagctttccagattgtctaggattagcttgattgtcatgcttactgctgctccaatgacacacattcggccacatcgttcagaaccggtagacctggcggcatggtcgggtaacgatacccattggtaacgctaaagagcggaatgttctgcttaacgagaaagttcttgcacgttgtacaaacccgcgccacggttttaccccactcaggcgccgccactaaactcaacgtttcacgcatggcactacttcgcggcgtcaagtctttcatgtgccatagtctttcacacacgtcgcgcacgtatccaaacggattgtttacgaagtccgtctcgaaggtccgagtcgcactggcgctttcgccaagtttcacagtataggcagtcgatcggcgtgccttgacgtcatcgacggcatCTTGTTGTTGCTGCTCCAGAGTTGGTCgagcacgtcgctcagcatcctggcgacgccgctttgctagacgttcctccctttcccccagtgtctccgcagcacgtttagccttcctctgttcattatgcgtacgctgaaccgctaattgccaggcaactacttcgggatccgatgacataagcttctcggctcttctgcgccgttgagcagcatttgcgctctccttctccatggcgttacccacctgcagacgccagtaagaggcgctatcaagcggcaccagcgcattgtcagacggcgactgcacagcgaaggcgaatagctgcgcgcgccatggctacgacgtcacccctctcgaatgcgcagagcatcagcggcgagtcgcgcgcgcaggcgccggtctctctgcccggctacgacgccactcctcccgtctccgccaccagcagcggctaGCAGCGGCGatagcggcgagccgcgcgcggcgttggcggagggcgcgtgagatgccggctccgcactcatcctcgcgcatgcgcagcacggctcatgatgacccacgcgaaatcggctccggctaggcaagtgtagctaacgctacaaaaaaccaGACGCTGGCGAGAGTACAGAAACGCGGTCTtccaaggtgcgccggtcacaagCGTATTGGCAAGCACCCTGTAATTTTTGGACGCGCTTGAAAATCAAGAAAGCAGAGAGGCACATatcaaacacaaacaaaagcgatTTCGTTTGTGGTTTGTGTTGCtcactgtgtccttgtttttAAAACGCGCCCgcaaatacagtatgctattcTAACTAGCCCAAAACGCGGCACTCCTGCTGCGCGCGCCGTTTTACAAtaagtgatgctctctcgatcgtgggcttgacgGTGATCAGCCGCTTAGGATATGGCAGTCCGATATTGTATCgaagtgacttgtcatttcacgttatTACACAATTCACTGTTGTCTGGACATGAACGCATGGCCGtagttgttgcctgcagcaacagaagtgttgcgctgctaagcacgtggatgaaggtccagttCCCGGCATCGAAATAGTagacagttaggagggagcattgcgtaatgccaaaaaaaagagaaaagaaactagCACGTCAGGCGCGCACACGCCTAGCTTCGCTTGTCTGCATTTTTCCATAGAACAACGGCTCCTGAATATTAACAGCGGGGCTGTTCATGCTCGAGGTAAGTGCGGTGGCGTCCACAAAAGCTCgatcgggtatgcgccacagcaattgggcaagccccactatcgaGTAGAACAGCTGCGAGGGAAAGCGAAGACAGTGAAGGGAGAGAGCGCAGGAGAGTGAGGGGGTGTGGTGGGGAGCGAGGTTAGAGCCAGGGGTGGGAGGGAGCAAAACTCTCTCCTGCGTTAAAGAGAGTAAAGTGAGCAGTGCTGAGGCCGGGAAGGAGGACATTCATATTGTATTCCAATTATTCACATTCgtattccaattattacacataacatctcgtatactttccttggcactactgtctgttaggtctcattaatattgtgtctaacaaaggaaaaacgagccattaaaagccatcttctttccttcaagacatccttaaaacctctataaacctttacaaaacgttttatagaggtttcatgTTTTGTGGGTCTGCTCGGCGAAATGgggaggaagaaggaaaggagatgaggagaaggcgagcgtcgtaaccactcggctatccaggcatggtAGCAGAACAAGTATTTATGGCTATAGACTTGGCTGGTAGGCTAAGGAAGACCTCCAAGCTCCGGAGTTCCTTCAGGTTATGCACCACCAGCGTGAAGGTGCCCTAATCTTGTTTTTCTTATTGGTGGGGGGAGTGGGATGGTCTTGGAGGCGGAGACTTATGCGGGCACACGATAATATGGGGGCGGGAGGGCGAGCTTCGTCCGTTTTCCGCTTACAAGAACGAAACGGCGATACACCTGCTCAATACAGTGCGAGGGCGAACGTGCGAGTGGTAACGTGCCGAAGACGAACACAGTGGTCGCGTACTTCATGCGGTGACACAATCGATGCCAAAATGGCAGTCGCTGCTGTGACAGGTGCTCAGAGCAAGCGATCTGTAAGTGAACTGTCAAATTCATGAGCGTAATGTGTGCGAAGAGCCCAGCTGCGTGCAAAGTAATACAAAATATAATTTTATTTATTCCTATGCAGTATACCTCTGATATGCTGATGAACCTCAGCATAATGGACTCATTCAGCTGATCAGTCATTTCATGAAGTGGCACGCACAGTTTATATTTTATGCCTGGTGCTTTACccaacaatgaagaaaaaaaaagtttgtgctTGGCCCAGTGGTAAAGACACTCGCAAGAAAATAGTTTCGCGCTTGCAAGAAAATAGTTTTTCGTGTATTGATTTAATTCTTCATTGCCaccgagtttttttctttttttcttctaatgcATCCGTTTCTTCTGCCACTCCACAGAGGGTGCAAGAATACACCACAGCTCCCTAGGTAGCGCTGGGGTTTTTGGTCTACGCACGCAGCGCTGAACTGGAAACCTAGCGCATAACAACTCCGGTATAAAAGCGCCCTTGCTCGTAGCACTGGTCTAGTGTTAGCGGCATCACAGAAAGTACACTACGCATTGCATTTTTGAAGTGCTTCACCTTTAGCATCATtacttaaaacaaagaaaaacatacaCAAGTTGCGTAAAGAGGGTATATACGCGCAGAATGCCCTCAATAGAGGTGCGTGGAATGGGGCTGTTCTTGCGAAATTCCAGGGGAACGGTCGCTCTTGAATGGGCTGGGAACCTCGTAGGACGTGCTATCAGACTTCAAATGCGGCCCTGAAGATGGCAGGGAGACGCCTAGTCCACAACCCACCAAAGGCAAGGCTGGCCGTTTGCCGCGACCCAGAGAGCCCAGGGTGGTCGAGCGACGCCGTCCAAGCATATCCTGGGCACGACAGCGGAATGCGCACAAGTTGACACCATAGTTTTCGTTACTTCATAGAATGTCAGGAGTTCAGGATAAATGGCCCGCGTTGTCATTCGCACCTTCCACACGCTATAAGTCCTCGTGGAACGCTAACAGAactagtttaaagggacactaaagagcaaaacgatttttctcatattagtaaagtactctttcacgataccaaaaacaccacgcttgctgcgacaaGACactcagtaagcgagaaaacgcgcaaaaacagagtgtgggtggcgacgccaccttgaagtttccgcaccattcgccatgacgtcacatgttttgacggcgcctactagggactacgtagttcctaatcggtaaaaatgaaatatattgtcctccgagggggccacaaacttaacgtaccaagtttggggtaattttgttgtgcCAATaacgccaaaatacgataaatacaccttgaaattcgcgacgtcacgcgaggagatttcggcgcgaaatttaaaattgaaacgttgaacttgattttctcctctattaataaatctatgatggcgaaattaacgatattagagttctcagagcagaatttatcgatctaaattgATTAAatgtttctctttattgtccctttaactaTAGCGTAAACAAGGACAGGGTTCTCGTTGTAAAGACTTAAAGAGGAAACAGAGCATGAGTTAAAAATTCCCAAAAATAGCCACTAAATCTTATCGCCGCATTTGTAGCCAATGAAAAGTGAGATAAATTATGAATAGTATGATGGCGGTTCAGTGAAAATAGAATAAAGAGCACATTTGTTCCACTCTTGCTTCGTATTCAAGCGACAGGCAACTTTCAaattaataaacaaattataCGTTCAGTACGCTCCACATAGCCTACATAGAACCACAGAGTTCTTGCCAAAAGAAAATCTGGAACAGTGTATGCAACAACTTAGTAAGAACTTTAAACGTTGGTTAATTTTTTCTTGAAATCATACACAGATCTTTATTGGTAGTTACCGTAAAACCATACCAGCGTCAAGTAGTGACATCTTTTATGAGACAAATAGTTCAAGTTCATTTTGTTGTGTATCTATAGTATATGGTTTTGTCAAGTGCATACGAGAACGTGCACTGCGCACAAGCATTAAATACTGGCGCGCAGCCTCAGTAGCATGCATAGCCACGCGTTTGCCTACATGCGCGAAACGTCACTCAGTCCTTGTTGCGCACCAGCCAGCCAGCAGGAGGAGGACATGCGCGCACATCGACCCATGTGACAGAAAAGCGTCGAAACAGAGGGTTGACTCCGGAACGATGATTCATGGCTATAACATGTGACACTcaatcaataaaaaaattcaTTGTGCACAAGGTATCTTTGTAGAACAAGTGAATGCCACGAAAGCGTAAAAGTATGCGACCCACAGGCACAAATAGATCCTACAGACGAGGTAGTGGCTTCTATTGCTTAGCTCTGCGTTCCTGGCTTCTATTCCTTAGCTCTGCGTGCCCGTTCGCGAGCCATTTCTCGATGGCGATCCAGACGAGCAGCTGCTTCTTCGGCTGTTTTATTCAGCTTCGCCATCTCGAAACGTTTCAGAACGAGAGGGAAACTGCGCGTCGCGAGCGTACGCTCAAGCCCTAACCACACGCACGCGtcacaacgcgtcagcgcgtggcatgTAGACTTGGCGCCACAATCCTATGGAGGAAGAGGATGCGTAGCTACGTGTAGCTGGCGTCGTCTCCCTCCATAGGGAGAAGGCACGCTACACGCTGacgcgttgcagcgcgtacgTATGGTTAGGGCTTTATGTAGTGCTAGGCGGAACGCCCTCGCGAATAGCATAGCTGGGCGTGCGTCCTCCAATTAGATGTTCAGGTGCACCGCCTCACTCTTGGTCTCCCCCTAACTCCGCCCATCATCTTCGACCTCTCTACCCCGCTACCTGCTCTTCTTGCTCCACGCTCGCTctcctctattccccctcccttCTCACACTCTCCATTCGCCCACCTGTGCTCCACACCCTTTGCCATCCTTTCTTCTCACCTCTCTCCGTGCTGCCTCCCTCTCCACCATCCTAACCTCGGCTGTGCTCATCCTCCTCTCCTCAATTACCACTCTCTCCACTACGCACGGTGCTGCCAAACACGCTCCGCAGGGATGAACGtcaaccttaaaggggtactgacacgaaatttttcagttgtcgtttttttgcttCAAATGGTACGCCAAGgccccaagagcctagaaaatgtaccggtaagcgtgagtgcgccctgaaaaattaattacaaggcgtctttaaaagctagtttcggttcatactgtaccctgacgtcacgacatagTATGAGCAGCGCCCCCAAGCGTTGCTATGTGCACGCGCAAGTTATCGTGACGTATCTCCGAGCGTCCGTGGCTCCGTCGTCTGCTGCGCGCCGCACGTGTGGCATCTTGTGCGCCGTCAACGATGGAAGTTTCGTCAAGCGACTCCGGCGACAGCAACGACTTCGGTAGAGAAGAAGATGCCGAGCTTGCCGACCCTGCCAACCATTTCGCGTTTGACCCGCTAGCAAGCTCGTCAGAAGAAGAGAGCTCGTCGCCAGACAGCGATAATGCCATGCAGGAGGCCTTGCGCATCGGGAGCGTCCAATGGTAAGAATTTCGTATCTACTGCTCGATACCGCGCGGGCATCCTCCGGGTGTCCTGAAAGTCGATAGCGTTTGCCGTGTGGATTTGGTAATGATATGACTTGCTTCAAATTATTGGTGCTCGGTGCAGATTTGAGACCGCATGTATCTCTTTGTCCTGTCGCTCTTGTATATACAGCCGCACTGCGCGCGCATGATGCCAGCCTTGTGCTGTTCGTAACGCCTAAACATTATACAATAATATTAACTGCGCAGGTGCCTCTGTGGGAGTTGCCGCGCCATGGAGACCGAGACGGAGTCGGTGTGTTGTCGAGAGATCGACAAAGTGAACTCTCTTGTGCCGGATGAGGCTGCCTGCGTCACAGAACACCCGACATTTCGGCGTGGATGCTTAGACATCCACGCCCTGGAGATAGCGTACTACGCCTTGATGGAAGACCGTCCGGGCGTCATTGAGGCTCCAGAAATCCACAGGTATTACTGCTGCGATTGATCGAAGTTCGCTGTTTCTGCGGAAGTAGACCTGATTGCAGAGTGCATGCAAAGTGCATACCTTCAGCGTACTTTCTGTGAAGTCGAGGTTGCTCGCATGTACGACGCGTCATCCACGCACGCAGAACGTACATAGGCGCATTTTACATGCTAATGTTGCTATGCCCATATATCGCGTGTCCGACAAAATACAGGAAATTTTTAAATAATATATAAGTGCCGTCGGACAACACCGATCGTCGGGCAGCGCAAGTTATGCACGAACGCGAGATCGCATTGCATATGTGAATAAAAAACGAAAGCTTAGTGTCGTTGCTGCTTGCATTGTTTGATGGTTGTTCACAAATCATAAAACTCGATCTCGCCTTTCACGTTCTTTGCGATCGATTTTatgtacttcgtttttttttctgccctatAAACGACAGCCCTCTGTAATGCTTTGGCTCAGTGGGTTCAATAAGTAAAGGATACATAAAGATAAGCGTTTCTACATATCTTTATGTGCTAAAGGCATCTGCATGCTACAAAACAGTGACCTCTTATTTCATAAATTTGTGTGCTCAAAAAGGGCCCCTTGTTATTAGGTGGTTTTAGAATGTGACTCTGCCAACATCTCATTCAGCTGCAGGGTATTTCTACCTTCAATTTTGCCACCGCATTTTTATATCATATTGCATTCCTATTTCAGGCGACACCGATACACCGCGTATCGGCAATTCGTGCGGTGGGTCTGGCATCGCCTTGGCAGAAGAAAGCGGGTCGTCCTTCCGAGCTGCGTTGTGTGCGCAGTGCGTGCACAATTTCCTTCAGAAGACTACTCTGGTGTTAAGTATCCGGAGTACTAGTATATCATTTCAATAAAGGCAAAGAACTTGTTCCACTTGATTTATTTCTGTGGGCATGGCAGCCTGTGTCCTGGTCATATGCAAAACACGCTATATCACCAGCACAATAGTCAGAAAACAACACTATTGTAACaatgagtgcgaaaaaaaaagaggcaaaggctgtggtcgctaacgtaaaaataacaaaacagaaagagtTGCCAAGTCTGCACGTGTAGCACTGAATACATTCTCCAAATTTCTGAAAGGATGCAGTCGTTTTGACCTCACGGACTATGTAAGAAGCGAACAGGAACCTGAAAGACGGCATTAAACTGACATCCTTAGCTGCTCAATGTCCTCCCTGACGAGCTAGTACATCATTATAACTGCACGTTCAACAACACCCAGTCTCAAGAA harbors:
- the LOC119391662 gene encoding uncharacterized protein LOC119391662, which produces MEVSSSDSGDSNDFGREEDAELADPANHFAFDPLASSSEEESSSPDSDNAMQEALRIGSVQWCLCGSCRAMETETESVCCREIDKVNSLVPDEAACVTEHPTFRRGCLDIHALEIAYYALMEDRPGVIEAPEIHRYYCCD